Within Xanthomonas oryzae pv. oryzae, the genomic segment AGCACGCTCAGCACCAGGCACAGCCACAGCGCCTGCCACAGACCCAGTGCGGTGGTATGGCCCCACCAGGCGGCGACGCCCAGGCAGACGGCGGCGACCAATAACGACATTCTGAACTCGCGAAACATTGACACTCCCAGTCGGGCCGAGACGACAGCCGGAACAACGGGCCAGGGCGAGGCCCGGCAGATCCGGCGTGCGATGGAGGATGGGGGACCGCGGCGTGACACGACGTCAGGCCGGGCGCGGCTCGCCCATTATAGGGAGTGTCACCGCCATCAGGGTCGCATCGTCCGGATCCGGGCGTACACCGAAGCCCAGGCTCTGGCACATCGCCAGCATGGTGCGGTTTTCGCGCAGCACCTGGCCTTCGATCTGTTTGAGGCCCAGCCAGCGCGCGTACTCGATCATGATGCGCATCAGCTGCCAGCCGATGCCGTGGCCCTTGAGGTCGGAGCGGATCAGGATGCCGTACTCGCCGCGCTCGTAATCGGCGTCGGCGTGCAGGCGCACCGCCCCCAGCATGTCGCCGGTCTTGGGGGCGATGGCCACCAGCGCGATCGAACGGGCGTAGTCGAGCTGGGTCAGCCGGGCGATGAATTCGTGGCTGAAATGCTTCACCGACTGGAAGAAGCGCAGCCGCAGGTCTTCGTCGGTGACGCGGGCGAAGAAGGCGCGGAACAGCGCATCGTCTTCTGGGCGCACCGGGCGCACCAGCGCGTGTGTGCCATCGCCCAGGCCGATCTGGCGCTCCCATTCCTTGGGGTATGGGAAAATGGCAAAGCGCGGATGGCCGCGCCCCTTGTGCAGCTTGCGCGCCGGCGCCACCGCCACACGGGCGTCCAGCGCGATCACACCGTCGCGGTCGGCCAGCAGCGGGTTGATGTCCAGCTCGGTGATTTCGGGGATGTCGGCGGCCAGCTGCGCCAGCTTGACCAGCACCAGCGCCACCGCGCGCTCGTCGGCGGCCGGCACGTCGCGGTAGGCCTTGAGAATGCGCGAGACGCGGGTGCGGCCGATCAGCTCGTGGGCCAGGCGCAGGTCCAACGGTGGCAGCGCGAGCTCGCGGTCGTTGATGACTTCAACCGCGGTGCCGCCGCGCCCGAACACGATCGCCGGGCCGAACACCGGGTCGTCGGCGATGCCGGCGATCAGTTCGCGCGCCTTCGGCCGCAGCACGGTGGGCTGCACGATCAGCCCTTCGATCACCGCGCTGGGATGCGCGCCGCGCGCACGCGCCAGGATGCCGGTGGCCGCTTCGCGCACCGCAGCGACGCTGGAGAGATTCAGGCGCACACCGCCCACATCGGACTTGTGCGCGATCTCGCTGGACAACACCTTCAAGGTGACCGTGCGGCCAACCGCCAGTAGCGGGTCGGCCAGCAATGCGGCCTCGTTGGCGGTGGCTGCCACCTGCAGTGGCACGATCGGGATGCCGTAGGCGGCGAGCATGCGATTGGTCGCGACCGGGTCCAGCCAACGCCGGCCGGCAGTGAGGGCTTCGTCGACCAGCGCGCGCGCGATGCCGGCATCCACCACGAAGTCTTCCGGCAGGCTGGGCGGGGTTTCCATCAACGCCGCCTGCGCCTCGCGGTAGCGCACAAGATGGGTGAAGCCGCGTACCGCGTCCGATTCGGTGGCGTAAGTGGGAACGCGCGCGGCGTTGAGCGCGGCGATCGCCGCGTCGTCCTGGCCCAGCCACACCGCAAACACCGGTTTATCGCGCTGGTAGCGGTTGCGTTGGTCCAGCGCGCGGGTCAGCGCCTTGGCCGCATCGGCCGACGAAGTGAAGGCGGTGGGCACGTTGACCACCAGCAGCGCGTCGTTTTCCGGGTCGTCGAGCAAGGCTTCGATCGCCGCGGCATAGCGCGCGCCATCAGCGTCGACAATGATGTCGACCGGGTTGCTGCGCGACCAGCCTTCCGGCAGCGACTGATCGAGTTTTTCCAGCGTCTTGAGCGACAACTCGGCCAGGGTGCCGCCGCGCAGCACCAGTTGATCCACCGCCAGCTGCCCCACCCCGCCACCATTGCTCAGGATGGCCAGGCGCCGGCCGGGGAAACTGCCCAGCCGGCCCAAGGTTTCGGCAGCGGCGAACAGTTCGTCCAGCGCACCGACGCGCAACAGGCCGGCGCGTGCGAACGCGGCGCCGTACACCGCATCCGAACCGGCCAGCGCCTGCGCGTGGGTGTCGGCATTGGGATTGATGCGGTACTGGCGGCCGGATTTGACCACCACCACCGGTTTGGCGCGCGCGGCCGCACGTGCGGCCGACATGAACTTGCGCGCATCGCCGATGCGTTCGACGTACAGAAGAATTGCGCGGGTGCGGTAGTCGGTGGCGAAGTAATCGAGCAGATCGCCGAAATCCACATCCAGCGTGTCGCCCAGCGACACCACTGCCGAAAACCCCACCGAGCGCGCCACGCCCCACTCCACCAGCGCGGCGGCAATGGCGCTGGATTCGGAAATCAACGCCAGATCGCCGGCCTGCGGGCAATGCGCGGCGATGCTGGCATTGAGCCGCGCATGCGGGGCGATCACGCCCAGGCAGTGCGGGCCGAGGATGCGCATGCCTTTGGCACGTGCGGCCGCTTCCATGCGCGCAGCCGGCGAACCGGGGCCACGCCCTAAACCTGCGGTGAGGATGATCGCCGCGGCCACGCCACGCCGCGCGGCGATGGAGACGATGCGCGGCACGATCCGCGCCGGCGCAGTGATCACCACCAGGTCCGGCACCCACGGCAGATCAGTCAACCGCGCCACCGTGCGTACGCCGTCGATCTCGCTGTAGCGCGGGCTCACCCAGCCGATCTGCCCGGGAAAACCCGCCGCGCGCAGATTGCGCACCACCGCCCGCCCGGCCGAGCGATCGCGCGGGCTGCCGCCCACCACCGCCACGGTGCCGGGACGAAAAACCTGCTGCAGGTGGTACGTACTCATCGGACCGGGGACGCGAATGCCATCGCGCTACGGTACACGCACTGGCATTTCAGGGCATGGGTGACATGGGCGAAGGCGCGATGACTGTGACGGCTGCCAGGTGCGCACGGTTCTTGCGGCCGAGTGTTCGGCACAGCCGCGTTGCACGATGGCGGTCGTCGTCGATCGGCGCTTTTTTGCTGAAGACCTTTCGAACGGGTGATGTGCTCGGCTGCTGACGCACCGCGGGTTGCACGTGGCGATGCCGGCCGCGCCATGCTGCAGCGGCCGGCATGGCGCGGCCTTCCTACTTTGACAATGTCGAGGTCGATGTCCTGCACCGCTGGGCGCCGTAGGCCACCGAATAGGACGCGTCGTAGCACTTGATCAGGCCATCGACGACATCCAGATTGGGCGGCCAGCGCGCGCGTATCTCGGGATGGCCGGCCGTGGCCGGCAGAACCATATAGCCATCCTGCAACGGCGGCATGCCCTCGCCCTTCGGATACGGGACCACCGCAAGCCGTGCGCGTGCGGCATCCAGACCGGCGCGGTCGCGTTTGAGGAAGGCGATCATCGCATCCACATACCGATTCCAGCCGGCGATATCCTCTGCGGCTGGCTTGTAAGATTTTTCGAACAGGGCGATCGCCTGCGCCGTTTGACCGGCCTCTGCACGCATCTGACCTTCGTGCCAAACCACGATGCCGCCGGTGATCGCGTGCGCCTGGCGGTAGTCGCGTAACAGATCCGCGGCTGCCAGGGTGCAGCCGGGGCGGTCGGCAATCGTGCGCCAGCCGCCCTGCAGGTCCTGATCGAAGGCGTCTTGATCCAGCGCCAGCATTGCCGTGCGATCGTAGCTGCACGCTGCAGGCTGGGCCGGCTCGGCCCTGCCTGCCTGGGCAATCGCGATCAACAACATCCCTGTCCACACGACACCCCACAACACCCTGCCTCGCATCGCCATCGCCTTGCCGGGGAGAAACCCAGACGCTACAACAGCGTGCCGCTCAAGATCAGCGCAGCGATGCTGAAATAAATCACCAAGCCGGTGACGTCCACCAACGTCGCAACAAATGGCGCCGAAGCACTGGCCGGGTCGAAGCCGAAGCGTTGCAACACGAACGGCAGCATCGAGCCAGACAACGAGCCGAAGGTGACGATGCCGATCAGCGCCGCGCCGATGGTCAATGCCACCATCTGCCAGTGCGGGCCGTAGTCGTACAGGCCGGCGGTCTGCCAGATGGTGATGCGCACGATCGCCAGCACGCCCAGGATCGCCCCCAGGGTCAGGCCGGTGGGCAGCTCGCGCAACGCCACTTTCCACCAGTCGCCCAGGCGCAGTTCGCGCAGCGCCAGCGAGCGGATCAGCAGCGAGGTGGCCTGCGAGCCGGAATTGCCGCCCGAGCTCATGATCAGCGGAATGAACAAGGTCAGCACCACCGCCTTGGACAGCTCGTCCTCAAAGTGCTGCATTGCGCTGGCGGTGAGCATTTCGCCCAGAAACAGCACGCTCAACCAGCCGGCGCGCTTCTTGATCATCTGGCCGAAGCCAATCTGCATGTACGGCTTGTCCAACGCTTCCATGCCGCCGAACTTGTGCACGTCTTCGGTGGATTCGGCGATGAGCGCATCGAGCACATCGTCCACGGTGACGATGCCGAGCACGTGGCCGCGCCTATCCACCACCGGGATGGCGAGCAGGTCGTGGCGACGGATCAGCCGCGCCACTTCTTCCTGATCCAGTGCCGGGTCCACGGTGACCGGCGGGTTGACCTGCGCCACGTCCAGGATCGGTGCCTCCGGCGCGCCGGTGATCAGCCGGCGCATGGTCACCACCTGCTGCAGCACGCGGGTGTGCGGGTCGAGCAGATAGATCGCGTAAACGGTCTCGCGGCTGCGCTCCACTTCGCGGATGTGCTGCAGGGTGCGGCCCACCGTCCAATCGGACGGCACGGCGACAAACTCGGTGGTCATCAGCGCGCCAGCCGTATTGGGCGGGTAGCGCATCAATGCCTGGATCGACAGCCGCGCCTCGGCGCTGAGCAGCCACAGCAGCGGCTGGCGCTGCTCGGCATCCAGGCCGTGAAAGATGTCGGTGGCGCGGTCGTCGGCCATCTGCCCGAGCAGCGAGGCAGCCTGTTCGGCCGGCAGTTGCGCGATCAGCGCGCTGGCATCGTGCAGCTCGGGCTGTTCGAGCAATTTCACTGCACGCGGCTGCGCCAGCGCGGCCAGCACCTGCGCCGCTTCATCGCGGTCGAGGGTGTTGAGATATTCCACCGCATCGGCCGTGTTGAGCTCGGCCAGGGGTGCAGTCAGTGCATCGACGCCTTCGGCAAGGCGCAGGGTTTCGTCGTACATGGTGGTTCGCCTGGTGACGACCGTCGTCGATGACAGCCAGCGAACCTGAGCCTCAGGCGCGCGCCAGCTGGGTCATCGACCCGGGTCTAGGGTGACTGTCGCTGGACATGGGTCATGGCTCCAAAGGTGCGTACCGGCCGGTGATCCGTTCGGTGGCGCGGCGCAGTCTGCGCGCCTGCGTCGGCTTGGTCAATGCCCTGTGTGCAGGTCGCTTAAGTGGGCTTTCAGAAGCCAGGCGTCGCAGGCGCGCACCAAGCGCGCGCACGGGCGGGGTTTCGGTGAACGGAGGGGATCGTGGCTGCGCGCGGGTTGTCGCGCATCATCGTGGGCAGGCCGACGAAGCACCCGTCGCGCCCAGGCATCGCCATGCCAGGCCGGCGTGTCGGGAGATGGGACTGCAGCGTTACCGCAAGACATGTGCCACGGGCGACGCGTCGAGATGGAGCCGAGCAACCGGCCGTCGCTGCGCTACGTTGAAAGTCGCGGGCGAGTCCTACAGCCCGCTTCACGCAACGCCCGGTGCATTGCCTCCTGCCATGGCATCGCCATCGCACGCAGGCAGGCGCGTTGCCGCATCCATGCCAGCGCAACCGGATCACTGCCGCATAAATGGCACACGCGTGCGCGCAGGCCAGTGAGCCTGCGCGGCATAATGCGCACCTCAACGGGGACGACGCATGCATAGCGGTGGCCTGGAACTGGCGTTGGTGCTGATGCTGGCCGCCATCGTGGCGGTGCCGGTCTTCAAGCGCTTCGGCCTGGGTGCGGTGCTGGCCTATCTGGTCGCCGGCGTGGTGCTCGGCCCGGACGGCGTGGGTGTGGTGCAGGATGCCGAACGCATCAGCGGCGCGGCCGAGATCGGTGTGGTGATGCTGCTGTTCGTGATCGGCCTGGAGCTGTCGCCGGCGCTCCTGAAGGTGATGCGCCATTCGGTATTCGGTGCCGGTGCCACCCAGGTGCTGGTGACTGCAGTGATATTGGGCGGCTTGCTGATGGCAGCCCGACTGGGCTGGAAGAGCGCGTTGATCGTCGGCGTGGCGCTGGCGCTCTCCTCCACGGCGGTGTGCCTGCAATTATTGGCCGAACGCAAGGCGCTCAACAGCGACTACGGGCGGCTGGCATTCGCTATTTTGCTGTTTCAGGACCTGATCGCAATCCCGTTGCTGGCATCCATCCCGCTGCTCGGCGGCAGCAAGAATGACGCGCTGGAATGGCAGGACGTGGCCAAGGCCATCGCAGCGCTTGCATTGGTGATCGTGTGCGGCCGTTTTGTGCTGCGGCACCTGTTCAATGTGGTGGCGCGCACGCGCATGCCGGAAGTGTTCACCGCCAGCGCCTTGCTGGTGGTGCTGGGCACCGCATGGATCATGCAGGAAGCCGGATTGGGCGCCAGCTTGGGCGCCTTCATCGCCGGCGTGTTGCTGGCCGATTCGGAATTTCGCCACGAACTGGAATCGCAGATCGAGCCGTTTGAAGGCCTGTTGCTGGGCCTGTTCTTCATCTCGGTGGGCATGGGGATCGATCTCCACCGCGTGGTGGCCGAGCCGTGGGTGATCGCAGCGGGCGTGGCGATCTTGCTGGTCGTGAAGTTCTCGCTGCTGGTCGGCATCGGCAGCGTGGCCAAACTGCCGCTGCGCAGCAGCCTGATGCTGGGCAGCGTGCTCTGGCTGGGCGGCGAATTCGCGTTCGTGGTGTTCAACGAGGCCGACCGCGTCGGCTTGCTGGAGCCGGCCAATCACGATCGGCTGGTGGCCATCGTCGGCGTTTCGATGGCGCTGACGCCGCTGTTGCTGCTCGGCATGCAACGCATCCTCAACCGGCCGCTGCGCGTACGCGTACCCAAGACCGATCGCCCGTTCGACACCATCGATGCACAGACGCCCAAAGTGCTGGTGGCCGGCATGGGACGCTTCGGCCAGGTGGTCGCGCGCCTGCTCACCTCACGGCATGTGCCGTTCGTCGCGCTGGAACACAACCCCCACACGGTCGAAGACCTGCGCCGCTTCGGCAGCCAGCTGTATTACGGCGACCCCACCCGCCCCGAGCTGCTGCGCGCCGCCGGTGCCGACCGCATAAAGGTGTTCGTGATCGCAGTGGACGACCCGGAAAGCAACATCAAGACGGTACGGCTGATCCGCCGCCTGTACCCGCAAGCCACCGTGCTGGCGCGCGCGCGCAACCGCCAGCACGCCTGGAAATTGATGGACCTTGGCGCCGAACCGTTCCGCGAGGTCTTCGCCTCCAGCCTGGAGCTGAGCGAACGCGTGCTGACCTCGCTCGGCCTTGGCGAGGCGCTCGCCCACGATCACGTCAAACGCTTCCGCCAGCACGACGAAGACCTGCTGCGCCGCCAGCACCTGGTCTATGACGACGAAGCCAAGGTCATCCAGACCTCGCGCGACGCACGCGCCGACCTGATGAATCTGTTCGAGGCCGACGTCAAGGCGGATGTGGATGGGGATGATCAAACGGTGGCAGCGACGCGGGAAAAGTAAGCTGAGACATCGCTATTTCTACTGTGTTACTAAATACGAATCCGCTAGTACGGTGAGACCCCGCAACACGGGCAGTGTGGGAGGCTTCTGGCGATAAGCCTAGCCAGTCCGAAGGCCAGCGTGGCAATCGAGTTGGGATGGTGACGTTGCATTGGGGCCAGACCGGCGCGGGCGGACGCTTTTGGATACTGCAGGCATCTTGAATGCGACGGAGTTTTTTTTACTGCGCAGGCGCTCGCGCATCAAGAACCCGTATGCGGCGATGCACAGACTGGCGTGATGGTGAAAACCACGCCAGTTGCGCCCTTCATAGTGATGCAGGCCCAACTCCGACTTCAGCTCCTGATAATCGCGTTCAATCCGCCATCGGCCTTGTGCCGTGGCAACCAGTGTCTTGACCGGCGTTTGCTTTGGTCGCGTCGAGAACCAGTAGTGGCGGGGCTCGGACTCTCCCGGCGGCCACTCGATCAGCAGCCACTGCTCGTCATGTGCCTGGCGATTGTGTGCGGCACGAACCCGCACCGCCGCGAACCGCGAACTGAGCGTTGCGTCGCTGCCCTGGCGCCAGCTGACCTGCCGATACGTCCTTGCGGGCAAGCGCTGCGCGACTTCATGTACCGAGATCGGCGCATGTGCGCTATCGCGCATCGGTCGTGTGCGGGGCCGACCGCCCTTAGGGCTGGCTGGCGGCATGGGCGCAGGTTGGTGCGATCCCCACCAGACCTTCGTGTTGCTGCGGACGCCGACCATGTACAGCAGGCCGCGTTCGCTGAGCTGGTCTCGCCAGTGGGTCTCGGTGCCGTAGGCCGCATCGGCTAGCACGACGCCTGCCGCCATCCCTGTCGCCAGCGCGCTGTCGATCTGATCCATGGCCAGCGCTGTCTTGGTCTGAAACACGACCTGATCCGGAACGCCTGCCTTCTTGCGCCGCACAGTATCCTGAGCCCACTGCTCGGGAAGATACAGCCGATAGCCCACTGGCAGGCTGCCGTGTTCGTTGGCGATCGACAAACTCACGGCAACCTGGCAATTGTCCGTCTTGCCAAGGCGGCCGCAGTACTGGCGTGCAACACCGACCGAATGCACCCCCTTCTTTGAAAATCCCGTGTCGTCCACGATCCAGTGACACGCTGCGCTCTTCCTGCTCAGGGGCGGCAGCACCTGTGCCGCCACCGCCGCCAGCAGCGCTTGATCGCTCCAGTCGGCATCGGCCACCAGATGGTGCATCGATTGATGGGCTGAGCGCACGTTCTGCGGGTGCACCCGCGCGGCCATGGGCTCCACGCTCTTGCGCCCTCCAGGCAGTAGCAACCCCTTCAGGTACCAGTGTGCGGGCTGTTTGCGATCCGCATGGGACAGGGCGGCAGCAACTACTTCCCCGTACTGTTCAAAACGCACTTCCAGTGTCCTATTCAACACAGCTCTCCCGCGCGGCCTGAAGGTCTTCCAATAGTGGCACAAAGGTACGATTATTTGTAACACAGTGGAACTAAAGAAAATCCTGATTAGCCCTGACCTTCAGCTGCAGCACCTGCGCACTTATCGCGAAACGAGCTCGATAGAAGGTCGCGATGACGTCTTGGCTGAAATAACTTCGGACCGGCTCCTCGCGTCAGGAACGCGAAAGCGCACATCATGGAAAACGTCAGGAAAACCATGCTGTTTGCAGGACTGAAGCAAAAGTCTAGCTGAGGGTTATGGCTAATCAGGAAGAAAATTTAGATGATCTTTCCCTACACTGTCCTGACACGTGTTTCCACGTATCAGTTGACCGTCATGCGCTCACCGTCGTGAGATGGACTGCTGCTAACCATGGCGATCGTACGATGTTAGATCACTCTGCTTTGTCACCGCGCACATAAATGCGTCAACCGCCTAGCGGCGGCTGACGCGTGCCACTCAACTTCTCGATTTGGGTGCCGTGGATTTTCTGACCGACTTCTTCGCCCCGCTGCGTCCAGCTGCGGGCTTGCCAACAGCTTTCGCCGGCGTTGCCCCCGTCTTCGCTACGCGTTTGGGTGCGGTTTGCGCCACGTTGCTTGCCGCAGCAGCCGCAGACGTGGTGCGCTTTGCGGGCACCTTGCTTGGCTTATTCGCAGCTTTCTTGACAGCTTTCTTCACCGGCGTTGCAGCACCAGCACGCGTTTCCGGCGGGCGCCGCGGTGGCGGTTTGCGCCCTGGGGTAAGTGCGCGCCAGGCATGTCCGCCATTCATTGCCAGCAAGGCGTCGGCGGCCGAGGGGCCGGCGCTGCCGGCGGCGTAATTGGGAAAATCGCTCGGCGGTTGTTTCCACGCATCCAGGATCGGTTGCACGATGCGCCATGCGCCTTCCACCATGGCCGCATCCTGGAACAGGCCGGCTTCGCCGTTCATGCAGTCCTGCAGCAGGCGTTCGTAGCCCACGGTGTATTCCTTGGGAAACCAGTCGCGGTAGCGAAAATCCATGCGCACCGGCGCCAGTGCCACTTGTGCGCCTGGGCGTTTGACATCGAACTGCAGCGAGATGCCTTCATCCGGCTGGATATGCAGCACCAGCCAGTCAGGGCCATAGCCGCCCACTTCGGTGCTGCGGAATGGCGCCAGCGGTGCCGGCTTGAAGCGGATCGCGATCTCGGTGGTGCGCTCGCGCAGGCGCTTGCCGGTGCGCAAGTAAAACGGCACGCCGGCCCAGCGCCAGGTATCCACCTGCAGCTTCATCGCCACATAGGTTTCGGTTTCCGAATCCTCCGGCACGGTGTCTTCTTCGCGATAGCCCGGTACCGCGCTACGGCTGACCGCACCGGAGGCGTATTGCCCGCGCACCACATCTTCGGGTTTGATCGGGCGCACCGCTTCGATGACTTCGGCGCGACGGCGATGCATTGCCTCCGTCGTAAATGCCGCCGGCGGTTCCATCGCAATCATTGCCAGCAACTGGAACAGATGGTTCGGCACCATGTCGCGCAGGCAGCCGGTGGGGTCGTAGAAACGCCCGCGCCCTTCCACGCCGATGGTTTCGGCCGCAGTGATCTGCACATGGTCGATGCGGTCGCGATTCCACACCGGCTCGAACAAGCCGTTGGCGAAGCGGAACGCAAGAATGTTCTGCACGGTTTCCTTGCCCAGGAAATGATCGATGCGGAACACCTGATCTTCGTGCAGCACTTTGGCGACAGTGGCATTGAGGTGCTTGGCGCTGGGCAGATCGTGGCCGAAGGGTTTTTCCACGATCACCCGCCGCCAGCCGTCGTTCTCGCGTTGCTTGACCAGGCCAGCTTCGCCCAGGTTAAGCAGCACCGGCTCGAAGAAACGCGCAGCAGTGGCCAGATAGAACAGCACATTGCCCTGGGTGCCGTAGCGCTTGTGCAGTTTGTCCAGCAAGCCACCCAGCGCCTGATACGCACCCAGGTCGGTGAAGTCGCCGCACAGGTAATGCATGCGCTCGCGCAGCCAGTCCCAGGGGGCGGTGTCGAATTCGCCGGCCTGGAATTCGGCATCGCGGCTGCTGAGCAGCTGCGTCATCGATTGCCCCATGTTGCTGCGCCACGCACGCTCGCTGATGTCGCCATGGTCCATGCCGACGATGGCGAATTGCTCGCCCAATGCGCCAGCGCGGCGCAGGTTGTACAGCGCCGGCATCACCAGGCGCTTGGTCAAATCGCCGCGTGCGCCGAACACCACAATGATGCACGGCGGGGTCGTTGCTTGCTCACTCATGGATGCGTTTCCTTTTCGCCCATGCGTCCGTGCAGGCGCAATGCCGCATTGACCAGGGCCACGTGGGAATACCCTTGCGGGAAGTTGCCGAGCATGCGTTTGCTGCGCGGGTCGTATTCTTCGGCGAGCAGACCAACGTCGTTGCAGAGCCCGAGCAGACGTTCGAGCAGCGCACGCGCCTGGTCGGTGCGGCCGATCAAGGCATAGTTTTCCACCAGCCAGAAACTGCAGGCCAGGAAGGTGCCCTCGCCGGCCGGCAGGCCGTCGGCGCTGTCGTCGGCACGATAGCGCTCGATCAATCCATCGATGGTGAGATCGCGTGCGATCGCGTCGGCGGTCGCAGCGATGCGCGGATCGTCCGGCGGCAGAAAACCCACGATGGGGATCAGCAGCAGCGAGGCATCCAGCCGATCCGAGCCATAGCTCTGCACGAAATGGCCGTCCGGATGTACGCCTTTTTCCAGGACTTCGGCTCGAATTTGGTCGGCAATGCGGCCCCAGTGCGCGCGTTTTTCAGCGTCTGCATTGGTGATGCCGTCACGCGCGCCGCAGTCGAACGCCAGCCAGGCCATCACCTTGGAATGGACGAAGTGGCGGCGCTCGTCGCGGATTTCCCAGATGCCTTCATCGGGTTCGCGCCACAGCGTTTCCAGTGTATCGAGGATGTTTTCCAGCAGCGATGCGGACGAACCATCGTCGTCCGACGGCGGGCCGACGCCTTTTTCGCTTGCGTAATGAAAGGCGCCGATCAACTCCCCATAGACATCGAGCTGAAACTGATCCACCGCGCCATTACCGATGCGTACCGGGCCGGAATCTTCATAACCGGGCAACCAGGACGCTTCCCATTCCTGCAAGCGGCGTTCGCCGGCGATGCCGTACAACGCCTGCAATTGATCCGGCGAACCGGCAATGGTGCGGTGGACCCAATCGCGAAACGCAGCGGCTTCATCGCGATACCCGGCCTGCAGCAACGCAATCAGGGTGAACACCGAATCGCGCAGCCAGCAGTAGCGGTAATCCCAATTACGCGTGCCGCCCAGATGCTCCGGCAACGCGGCAGTGGGCGCGG encodes:
- the zwf gene encoding glucose-6-phosphate dehydrogenase, coding for MSEQATTPPCIIVVFGARGDLTKRLVMPALYNLRRAGALGEQFAIVGMDHGDISERAWRSNMGQSMTQLLSSRDAEFQAGEFDTAPWDWLRERMHYLCGDFTDLGAYQALGGLLDKLHKRYGTQGNVLFYLATAARFFEPVLLNLGEAGLVKQRENDGWRRVIVEKPFGHDLPSAKHLNATVAKVLHEDQVFRIDHFLGKETVQNILAFRFANGLFEPVWNRDRIDHVQITAAETIGVEGRGRFYDPTGCLRDMVPNHLFQLLAMIAMEPPAAFTTEAMHRRRAEVIEAVRPIKPEDVVRGQYASGAVSRSAVPGYREEDTVPEDSETETYVAMKLQVDTWRWAGVPFYLRTGKRLRERTTEIAIRFKPAPLAPFRSTEVGGYGPDWLVLHIQPDEGISLQFDVKRPGAQVALAPVRMDFRYRDWFPKEYTVGYERLLQDCMNGEAGLFQDAAMVEGAWRIVQPILDAWKQPPSDFPNYAAGSAGPSAADALLAMNGGHAWRALTPGRKPPPRRPPETRAGAATPVKKAVKKAANKPSKVPAKRTTSAAAAASNVAQTAPKRVAKTGATPAKAVGKPAAGRSGAKKSVRKSTAPKSRS
- the mgtE gene encoding magnesium transporter produces the protein MYDETLRLAEGVDALTAPLAELNTADAVEYLNTLDRDEAAQVLAALAQPRAVKLLEQPELHDASALIAQLPAEQAASLLGQMADDRATDIFHGLDAEQRQPLLWLLSAEARLSIQALMRYPPNTAGALMTTEFVAVPSDWTVGRTLQHIREVERSRETVYAIYLLDPHTRVLQQVVTMRRLITGAPEAPILDVAQVNPPVTVDPALDQEEVARLIRRHDLLAIPVVDRRGHVLGIVTVDDVLDALIAESTEDVHKFGGMEALDKPYMQIGFGQMIKKRAGWLSVLFLGEMLTASAMQHFEDELSKAVVLTLFIPLIMSSGGNSGSQATSLLIRSLALRELRLGDWWKVALRELPTGLTLGAILGVLAIVRITIWQTAGLYDYGPHWQMVALTIGAALIGIVTFGSLSGSMLPFVLQRFGFDPASASAPFVATLVDVTGLVIYFSIAALILSGTLL
- a CDS encoding IS701-like element ISXo15 family transposase, which translates into the protein MLNRTLEVRFEQYGEVVAAALSHADRKQPAHWYLKGLLLPGGRKSVEPMAARVHPQNVRSAHQSMHHLVADADWSDQALLAAVAAQVLPPLSRKSAACHWIVDDTGFSKKGVHSVGVARQYCGRLGKTDNCQVAVSLSIANEHGSLPVGYRLYLPEQWAQDTVRRKKAGVPDQVVFQTKTALAMDQIDSALATGMAAGVVLADAAYGTETHWRDQLSERGLLYMVGVRSNTKVWWGSHQPAPMPPASPKGGRPRTRPMRDSAHAPISVHEVAQRLPARTYRQVSWRQGSDATLSSRFAAVRVRAAHNRQAHDEQWLLIEWPPGESEPRHYWFSTRPKQTPVKTLVATAQGRWRIERDYQELKSELGLHHYEGRNWRGFHHHASLCIAAYGFLMRERLRSKKNSVAFKMPAVSKSVRPRRSGPNATSPSQLDCHAGLRTG
- a CDS encoding monovalent cation:proton antiporter-2 (CPA2) family protein: MHSGGLELALVLMLAAIVAVPVFKRFGLGAVLAYLVAGVVLGPDGVGVVQDAERISGAAEIGVVMLLFVIGLELSPALLKVMRHSVFGAGATQVLVTAVILGGLLMAARLGWKSALIVGVALALSSTAVCLQLLAERKALNSDYGRLAFAILLFQDLIAIPLLASIPLLGGSKNDALEWQDVAKAIAALALVIVCGRFVLRHLFNVVARTRMPEVFTASALLVVLGTAWIMQEAGLGASLGAFIAGVLLADSEFRHELESQIEPFEGLLLGLFFISVGMGIDLHRVVAEPWVIAAGVAILLVVKFSLLVGIGSVAKLPLRSSLMLGSVLWLGGEFAFVVFNEADRVGLLEPANHDRLVAIVGVSMALTPLLLLGMQRILNRPLRVRVPKTDRPFDTIDAQTPKVLVAGMGRFGQVVARLLTSRHVPFVALEHNPHTVEDLRRFGSQLYYGDPTRPELLRAAGADRIKVFVIAVDDPESNIKTVRLIRRLYPQATVLARARNRQHAWKLMDLGAEPFREVFASSLELSERVLTSLGLGEALAHDHVKRFRQHDEDLLRRQHLVYDDEAKVIQTSRDARADLMNLFEADVKADVDGDDQTVAATREK
- a CDS encoding bifunctional acetate--CoA ligase family protein/GNAT family N-acetyltransferase, with protein sequence MSTYHLQQVFRPGTVAVVGGSPRDRSAGRAVVRNLRAAGFPGQIGWVSPRYSEIDGVRTVARLTDLPWVPDLVVITAPARIVPRIVSIAARRGVAAAIILTAGLGRGPGSPAARMEAAARAKGMRILGPHCLGVIAPHARLNASIAAHCPQAGDLALISESSAIAAALVEWGVARSVGFSAVVSLGDTLDVDFGDLLDYFATDYRTRAILLYVERIGDARKFMSAARAAARAKPVVVVKSGRQYRINPNADTHAQALAGSDAVYGAAFARAGLLRVGALDELFAAAETLGRLGSFPGRRLAILSNGGGVGQLAVDQLVLRGGTLAELSLKTLEKLDQSLPEGWSRSNPVDIIVDADGARYAAAIEALLDDPENDALLVVNVPTAFTSSADAAKALTRALDQRNRYQRDKPVFAVWLGQDDAAIAALNAARVPTYATESDAVRGFTHLVRYREAQAALMETPPSLPEDFVVDAGIARALVDEALTAGRRWLDPVATNRMLAAYGIPIVPLQVAATANEAALLADPLLAVGRTVTLKVLSSEIAHKSDVGGVRLNLSSVAAVREAATGILARARGAHPSAVIEGLIVQPTVLRPKARELIAGIADDPVFGPAIVFGRGGTAVEVINDRELALPPLDLRLAHELIGRTRVSRILKAYRDVPAADERAVALVLVKLAQLAADIPEITELDINPLLADRDGVIALDARVAVAPARKLHKGRGHPRFAIFPYPKEWERQIGLGDGTHALVRPVRPEDDALFRAFFARVTDEDLRLRFFQSVKHFSHEFIARLTQLDYARSIALVAIAPKTGDMLGAVRLHADADYERGEYGILIRSDLKGHGIGWQLMRIMIEYARWLGLKQIEGQVLRENRTMLAMCQSLGFGVRPDPDDATLMAVTLPIMGEPRPA